A genomic segment from Actinomycetota bacterium encodes:
- a CDS encoding metallophosphoesterase produces MIRIAAVGDVHFGHDSAGTMRPHLETIGEQADVLLIAGDLTRHGLAEEAAVLAKELRDVSIPVISILGNHDYHCDEQDEIRKLLEEAGVTVLEGESSVLQIGSCTLGVVGTKGFGGGFAGACGSDFGEPEMKAFIRHTKALSDRIFKELSSLDTDYKVVLLHYSPVEDTLVGERLEIYPFLGSYLMAEAIDSAGADLAIHGHAHGGSEKGLTAKGIDVRNVAQPMLGRPYTVYCLGSKVLGKT; encoded by the coding sequence GTGATCCGGATCGCGGCGGTGGGCGACGTCCACTTCGGCCACGACAGCGCCGGCACGATGCGCCCGCACCTGGAGACCATCGGCGAGCAGGCCGACGTGCTTCTCATAGCCGGGGACCTCACCCGCCACGGGCTGGCGGAGGAGGCCGCGGTGCTGGCCAAAGAGCTGCGAGACGTCAGCATCCCGGTGATCTCGATCCTCGGGAACCACGACTACCACTGCGACGAACAGGACGAGATCCGCAAGCTGCTCGAGGAGGCCGGGGTGACCGTGCTGGAGGGTGAGTCGAGCGTCCTGCAGATCGGCAGTTGCACGCTGGGGGTCGTCGGCACCAAGGGGTTCGGAGGGGGCTTCGCCGGCGCGTGCGGGAGCGACTTCGGCGAGCCGGAGATGAAAGCCTTCATACGTCACACCAAAGCGCTTTCCGACCGGATCTTCAAAGAGCTGTCTTCACTGGACACCGACTACAAGGTGGTTCTGCTGCACTACTCGCCGGTGGAGGACACCCTGGTCGGGGAGCGGCTGGAGATCTACCCGTTCCTCGGGAGCTACCTGATGGCGGAGGCGATCGACTCGGCAGGCGCCGACCTGGCCATCCACGGCCACGCCCACGGGGGCAGCGAGAAGGGCCTGACCGCCAAGGGAATCGACGTGCGCAACGTCGCCCAGCCCATGCTCGGGCGCCCGTACACCGTGTACTGCCTGGGGTCGAAAGTCCTAGGAAAGACCTAA